In Corticium candelabrum chromosome 1, ooCorCand1.1, whole genome shotgun sequence, the genomic stretch ACAAGTATAACAAGTGTGTTTCATGCTATAAAACTGCATACATTGTATAAGAATTTATGATGTACAAGGAGGAATTACTGTTGGTTTGATGTATACAACATTTCTTTGATGTATGTATGCTGCATTTTGCTTCTATTTTGCAGGAATGGTTGGACTTGTATGGTTTGAATAAGGTTGCAGATCCCGCCGTCCTTGCCTTGTCAAGATGCCGGAATTTAAAGGTTCTACTATGTCACGGCTGTAGTGGTATTAGCGCCAGTGCTTTGTCTCAGGTGATCTTGTCGTTCTTGCCATGTACTGTGCTTGTCACTTGGTTTAATTTCCATTTCACATGTGTACTTACTGTCCTGGTAGGAGTTTGGCGTATACCGgctgtgtctgttttgtttagcTTCAAAGTTGTCATCTGACATGGTTGGACTTGGCGTTCTGTTACGGCCTTGCCGATGCCGGTGTTGCACAATTGACAGATTTTCAGCATATTCAGAAACTGTCACTCAGTGGGTTACCAGTCCAAGCATCAGTGCTTGTGACTGTCATAGAAGCAATGCCACAGTTGACCGAACTGGAGCTGTGTGGTATAGCTGCCATTAACGACATTGTTCTCGAAGAGGTGGGAATGTTCATGTTACGTACACAGTATACTTCTTCCAATCGTAAATGAGTGTGTTTGGCTAGATTTGTACTATTGTTGGACATAGACTTTTGTCGTTGAATTTGAGTAGTTGTACTTCCTTGACCGATAAGGGTTGCTCTCACATATCGAGACACTGTCGATGTCTCAAGAAGATGAATCTGTCACTGTGTCGAGAGCTGACTGGAGTCGGCTTGCTTTCTTTACTTCAAGACAGAAATCTAGCCGAAAATTTGTTGTCGCTCAAATTTTCAGGATGCAAAGCTGTTGAGTCAATGGTCATCTTTTGTGGTCGTGCGTGACGTGTTGTTAATGTGTGTAGCTGAGGTTGGATGTGATAGAGTCAATAGCTGACCACTGCTTGTCACTGAGGGTGCTTATTCTTGCTGGAGTGTTAGTTGTTGATGACTTTTTAGTTCAAAAATTGGCCGACGGCTGTAGGAAACTCCAATACGTCAGTTTTAAAGGATGCCAACAGGTGGGTCTCTTTCTAATTTTGCACATTATTTCATATCGCTGTTACAGTTTAATGAAGTCTGAATCCTGTGTAGTTGACAGACGATCCATTGTGCAGTTTAATACGTCATTGTCTTCTTCGTGTATTTGTTGTATCGGGCATCAGTAGTTTGACAGACAAGATTATCGTAGCGCTGACATCTCATTGTAGTTCAACATTGGAAGAGGTTTATTTGCAAGGTTGTGCATACATAACTCCGGCAGCTGTCAGATACTTGCAGGTTTGCTTTGCTCGGTTCATCCTCTATGTTTGAGTCAATATATATTTGTCTATGTTTCTTTCATTAGGACAATTGTGTGAAGagcttgtgtgtgtaccaCCAGATTCCGAATGCACCACCAAACTTGCTGATGGCAAAGAACTTGGACACCGGGAAATATTGCAAGATGAGTACCTCGTAGATGTTTATTTCTAATTCAAGATTGTATTAGTTCGTATTATTAAAATCTATTGACATTATGCTTGCTGTTGTTAATGGTattcttattaattaattaattattaagcaGATTGGTTTGGTCTCAGGTTGATTTTTTCACTggaatgttaattaagtctgttttctgaggcAATCAGACTAATGTGGCTCTGGATGTGCCATCACATTATGTTTGGCTGTTGTGCTGTTGCACCAATGAGTTTGGGGTCAACACAATCATGCTACACGTCTTCCCTCATTTACACGAAATGTTTGTCAGCAGTTTGCTGCTCCAGTGCAGGCAGATGGTGCAGATGATGGAGGACACATCAGTTCCTCCCAGTGGCGAAAGACCACCAAAATACTAAAACACTTTTTAGGTGACAGTGTTAGTAAGGTCTATGAAGGCAAATTGTCAAAAGCATAATCATTGTGATAGTGCCAGTCCAGTAATTTTTGGATGCATAAGGTTAGAGCTCGTTACAAActgcagtggcggatccagagttTGGCTGaaggggacacacacacacacacacacacacacacacacacacacacacacacacacacacacacacacacacacacacaaacaactaaaagCTGGTATGAGGTCATTAactttatgacgtcacacactcacccatGACTCGACATTCGGACAGGTGTAATTAGGCACCAGTTTATAGGACATATACAATATATCTATAATTGCGCTAACACCTAGATagcgcacgtcacatccgcatactcagtttattaattgaacaaacaaactctggcacatctcatttcaggccgccaaagtctcgtttctggccgtcggaggcagtccGGGCAAAATCCAACTCGACCGTTTGAACTCGACCAGGCCACCTCGCGACGATCGGAGACTAGCATCGTGTCGATCGGcacgttacagacatccatccagacagacagacagacgaaagcATGGGTTGGCATATCATAGTATCTACCAgcatatataaagctcaaattgtgtgtgtgtgtgtgtgtgtgtgtgtgtgtgtgtgtgtgtgtgtgtgtgtgtgtgatacgcggccacgtcttttgtttgttcgcaaccgaaatcggcaagCACACTCGGCATGCAAAGGGGAAGGTttgtgtaaaaaaattaaaaattatgcaGCAGGTCCCCTCTTGAGGGgtcgacccacgcgtaaactttctcgatgacgcaaacactacacattccagttcattcaaacacacgcccacaccagtcctgtgtagaccgtacgTGTCGTCGTCCTACGCAAAGCTTTGAGCAATCAAATACTTTTTGCCGATGCAACTCACTCCTAGATTGCTTTCAtttttctctccaaattcttgcacgaaatccaacctacacgttttctgtaccACAAGAAGTTTGTCAATTTCTATGGAAAAAAGTGTGAAGAGCAAGATTTGAatttcattcagcacatcagGGACCTCggaacaaagattgcacgtgatgCTCAGACTGCCACCAGGacgctacagtatcttgcctgtacgaaggacgggttATGTATCTAGTAggatatatacatatatatatacatatacatacatatatatatatatatatatatatatatatatatatatatatatatatatatatatatatatatatatatatgtatgtatgtatatgtatatatattccAAACTCAAACAATTCCCCAAGCATccccaaaccaacaa encodes the following:
- the LOC134184324 gene encoding F-box/LRR-repeat protein 2-like, whose product is MVLSLVDLSLHSIAQNLGQISQARKFLPPRDKEKLLERMCWHKQFTSALLPSVTYHLFSETLKRVCFEDNSQVTDGLLVQLGSCKCKLTHLTVSSCKNVTDEGLEMLLRTQDTLVELCLNNFGRSVSMSGLNTVHASQLESVDLSECDGLTDVVLGRMVQNCPQIKKLVVKKCTKLTSVGIKLVAESLQGHLEWLDLYGLNKVADPAVLALSRCRNLKVLLCHGCSGISASALSQLQSCHLTWLDLAFCYGLADAGVAQLTDFQHIQKLSLSGLPVQASVLVTVIEAMPQLTELELCGIAAINDIVLEEICTIVGHRLLSLNLSSCTSLTDKGCSHISRHCRCLKKMNLSLCRELTGVGLLSLLQDRNLAENLLSLKFSGCKALRLDVIESIADHCLSLRVLILAGVLVVDDFLVQKLADGCRKLQYVSFKGCQQLTDDPLCSLIRHCLLRVFVVSGISSLTDKIIVALTSHCSSTLEEVYLQGCAYITPAAVRYLQDNCVKSLCVYHQIPNAPPNLLMAKNLDTGKYCKMSTS